One Tenrec ecaudatus isolate mTenEca1 chromosome 12, mTenEca1.hap1, whole genome shotgun sequence DNA segment encodes these proteins:
- the LOC142422947 gene encoding 2-acylglycerol O-acyltransferase 3-like, with amino-acid sequence MVEISWVWLLQGFSLREKEFTLEATKALSSWLKTLGRRWLESALVWQYVTTFLCMGTFCTFLLFLLLFTSLWPISVLYFAWLYLDWDTPNQSGRYSTWMRNWTIWKYLRDYFPIKLVKTAELPPDRNYVMGVHPHGIMCIGYSCNFSTESNAFSQQFPGLRPFIAMLAGVFRLPIYRDFLMNFGFCSVDRQNLDYILSQNRCGQLVFIIIGGAQEALYSGPGQHHLNLLNRKGFVRLALRHGASLVPIYSFGENDIFNVKTFPTDSWQYLCQMTFKKLVGFAPCIFFGQSLFSAKSWGLMPFPRPITTVVGRPIDMPQVVHPTEEDVDHYHTLYLKALDRLFEEHKGSCGVPADAHLTFL; translated from the exons ATGGTGGAGATCTCATGG GTCTGGCTGCTGCAGGGCTTCTCGCTCAGAGAGAAGGAGTTCACACTGGAGGCCACTAAGGCGCTGAGCTCCTGGCT GAAAACCCTAGGAAGGCGGTGGCTGGAATCAGCGTTGGTCTGGCAGTATGTGACCACATTTCTTTGCATGG GCACCTTCTGCACCTtcctgctcttcctcctcctcttcacctcGCTCTGGCCCATCTCCGTTCTCTACTTTGCCTGGCTCTACCTGGACTGGGACACGCCCAACCAAA GTGGAAGATACTCCACGTGGATGAGGAACTGGACAATTTGGAAGTACCTGAGGGATTATTTTCCTATCAAG CTGGTGAAAACAGCCGAGTTGCCCCCGGACCGCAATTACGTGATGGGAGTGCACCCCCACGGGATCATGTGCATCGGGTACAGCTGCAATTTCAGCACAGAGAGCAACGCCTTCTCCCAGCAGTTCCCTGGGCTGCGGCCCTTCATTGCCATGTTGGCAGGTGTATTCCGCCTCCCCATTTACCGTGACTTTCTCATGAATTTTG GATTCTGTTCTGTGGACCGTCAGAACCTGGACTATATCCTGTCCCAGAACCGATGCGGCCAACTCGTGTTCATCATCATCGGGGGTGCCCAGGAGGCCCTGTACTCCGGCCCTGGCCAGCACCATCTTAATCTCCTGAATCGCAAAGGCTTCGTGCGCCTTGCGCTGCGGCACGG GGCCTCCCTGGTACCCATCTACTCTTTCGGAGAGAATGATATCTTCAACGTCAAGACTTTTCCTACCGACTCCTGGCAGTACCTCTGCCAGATGACCTTCAAGAAACTGGTGGGCTTTGCTCCTTGCATCTTCTTTGGTCAGAGTCTCTTCTCGGCCAAATCCTGGGGCCTCATGCCCTTCCCCAGGCCCATCACCACGGTGG TGGGCCGCCCCATCGACATGCCCCAGGTCGTACACCCAACGGAGGAAGACGTCGACCACTACCACACACTCtacttgaaggccctggaccggcTGTTTGAGGAGCACAAGGGGAGCTGTGGTGTCCCTGCTGATGCTCACCTCACCTTCCTCTAA